The Pectobacterium parmentieri genome segment GCGGCGGATTTAGCTTACAAGGGTTAGCGAATTGAGCACTGAAGTGTTGTTCCACCGAAAATGTCTACAAAACATACTGCATTGACCCTCTGTGGTCGGTGTGACATTTTATTCGGTTGCCAAACTACCCTGAGTCTTGAGATAATTTTTTGTCTGATTCTCGCACTATCGCTCATGAGGTTTCAGTTTAGGTCCCGCCGCTGGGTTGATTGGCGGGGCGGGTTATCATTAACGAATTGTCTTAGTAATACCAAAAAACATGGCAGAGAAACGCAATATCTTTCTGGTTGGGCCTATGGGTGCCGGCAAAAGCACTATTGGCCGTCAATTAGCTCAGCAACTCAATATGGAGTTTTTCGACTCCGATCAAGAAATTGAGCGACGCACTGGGGCTGATGTGGGCTGGGTATTCGATGTGGAAGGCGAAGAAGGCTTCCGCGATCGTGAAGAGAAAGTCATTAATGAATTGACGGAAAAGCAAGGCATCGTACTGGCAACAGGCGGTGGCTCAGTCAAATCACGTGAGACGCGTAACCGTCTTTCTGCGCGCGGCGTTGTCGTTTATTTGGAAACGACAATCGAGAAGCAACTGGCCCGCACGCAGCGTGATAAGAAACGTCCGTTACTTCAGGTTGAAACCCCTCCACGTGAAGTATTGGAAGCATTGGCGAAAGAGCGGAACCCGCTTTATGAAGAAATCGCGGATGTTACCATTCGGACTGACGAGCAAAGTGCCAAGGTCGTTGCTAACCAGATTATCAATATGCTGGAAAGCAACTAAGAGCATACCTTAATCCGCATTGGGCGGACCTGAACGGGTTGTTTAACGAGCATGGAAAGAATTACCGTAACACTAGGGAAACGCAGTTATCCCATTACGATAGCCGCCGGATTATTTGATGATTCGGCATCTTTTATGCCGTTAAAAGCGGGGGAGCAGGTCATGCTGGTGACTAACCAGACGTTGGCCCCTCTGTATCTTGACCGCGTTCGTGGTGTGCTGGAAAACACTGGCGTGCATGTCGATCAGGTTATCTTACCTGATGGCGAGCAATACAAATCGCTGGCCGTACTGGATCAGGTTTTTACTGCGCTGCTGGCGAAGCCACATGGTCGTGATACGACGATTGTCGCCTTAGGCGGTGGTGTCATCGGCGATTTAGCCGGTTTTGCCGCAGCCAGTTACCAGCGCGGCGTCCGGTTTATTCAGGTGCCGACAACGCTGTTATCGCAGGTAGATTCTTCCGTCGGTGGTAAAACCGCCGTCAATCACCCGTTGGGTAAAAACATGATCGGGGCGTTTTATCAGCCCGTATCGGTTGTGATCGATTTGGACTGCCTGAAATCCTTACCGGCACGGGAATTGTCATCCGGGCTGGCGGAAGTCATTAAGTACGGCATTATTCTGGATCGCGATTTCTTTCTTTGGCTCGAAGAAAACATTGAGGCAGTGCGTGAGCTACGGCATGACGCGCTGGCTTACTGCATTCGACGCTGCTGTGAAATCAAAGCGGCAGTGGTCGCCGCTGATGAACGTGAAAGTGGCATGCGTGCATTGCTCAATTTGGGCCATACTTACGGGCATGCCATTGAAGCTGAAATGGGCTACGGTAACTGGCTTCATGGCGAAGCGGTTGCGGCAGGCATGGTAATGGCTGCGCATACGGCACGTCGCCTCGGGCAGTTCTCCGCAGCGGACGTCGAGCGCATCAAGTCTCTGTTGGTTCGTGCTGGCCTGCCAGTGAACGGCCCGACGCAAATGACGCCTGAAGCCTATCTTCCTCACATGATGCGAGACAAAAAAGTGCTAGCAGGTGAGCTACGTCTAGTGTTGCCAACAGCGATTGGTCAATCAGAAGTCCGCGGTGGCGTTGCGCATGACATGGTGTTGGCCTCAATAGCGGATTGCCAAGCCTGATGCGTAATGCTATCGGGTTATGAAAGACCAGCAGTTATGAAAGATAAGTATTAACGACAGACACGCCCTGATGGGTTATGGTTAATAAAATACAATGCGTTACGATTCAATGATTCGCCTTGGTGATCCTATGGTGGATTTGAGCTTTTTAGTGGGGAGATGTTAAATGGATGAGTTCAAGCCGGAAGATGAGCTGAAGCCTGATACCAGTGACCGTCGACCTACTCGTCAGCAAAAAAGCAGCAACTTCGCGGTACCCAAAATCGCGCTTTCCAGACAGCACCTGATGATTGGCATCGGGATCGTCGTGCTGGTGCTGTTGATTGTAGGTATCGGATCTGCTTTGCAGGCTCCTTCCCAACCACAAACGCAACAGACGCAGAACCAAGCGGGTGGAGAACGGAATATCGATCTCTCTTCCTCGTCTTCTATGACACAGAGCGCGCAACCTGCTTCACAGGGCGAGAACCCTACGGCGGTTCCCGGTGAGGCTGGTCATGGTGCGCAGACGTCTTCTCAAGCGCCGATGTCACCTCAAACATTAAGTGCCCCGCCGATTTCCGGTACGCCGACAGATGCGCAGGTTCAACCGCCGGTGGCAGGCCAGCAGCGTATTGAACTGCCGGGCAATATCACCGATGCATTGTCGCAACAGCAAGGGCGCGTGAGTGAATTCTCTCAGGGGGCGTCAGGAAATTCGACGCTGCCGACAGCGCCTGCAACGGTAGCTCCAGCAGGAAAAACGTCAGCGACATCGTCAGCTAAAAATACACATAGTAATGCGACGCCTGCACACGCCAACAACGCTAAGCCTGCTGCGAACAGCGCACCAAAAACGCCAGTAGCAAGCAAACCTGCGACTAACGCAAACGCGGTGCCAGCGACTAGCGGGAAGAACGTTTCCGTACAGAATGCGCCAGCCAGCCACTTTACTTTGCAATTGAGCAGCGCTTCACGCTCGGACACGCTGAAAGCCTACGCGAAGCAACACAATCTTGCCCATTCATGGGTTTATGAAACGAAACGAGACGGAAAATCCTGGTATGTGTTAGTGACCGGAGTCTATGCTTCTTCTGCGGAGGCGAAACAGGCGATTGCCGCGTTGCCCGCAGAGATACAAGCGAAAAAACCATGGGTTAAGCCGATCCGTCAGGTGAAGCAGGACTTGAATAAGTAACACCAATTTTAGCCCTGATGTGCTGTCTGACACAGAGTACAATCCGCGGCTCTGAAACGTATGAGTAACTAACGACGGCATGAAGAAGAACCGCGCTTTTTTAAAATGGGCTGGTGGTAAATATCCGCTGGTAGAAGAAATTCGTCGCTATTTACCCGCAGGAGACTGTCTTATTGAGCCTTTTGTTGGCGCAGGTTCCGTATTTCTGAATACGGAATATGAGCGCTACATATTGGCTGATATTAATAGCGACCTGATTAACCTGTACAATATCGTCAAATCGAATGCCGAGGAGTTTGTTCTCGACGCCCGTAAGCTGTTTACGGATGAAGTGAACACGTCTGAGGCGTTTTATCTGCTGCGTGACGAATTTAACCTTTGCAGCGATGCTTATCGGCGTGCCCTGCTATTTCTCTATTTGAATCGCCACTGCTATAACGGCCTGTGCCGTTACAATATGCGCGGTGAGTTCAATGTTCCTTTTGGGCGTTATAAGAAGCCCTATTTTCCTGAAGAAGAGATTCGCTGGTTTGCCCTGAAATCGCAAAATGCCACCTTCGTTTGTGAGCATTATCAGGACACGCTGGAAAAAGCAGAGAAGGGATCGGTTATTTATTGCGATCCACCCTATGCACCGCTGTCTGCTACCGCGAATTTTACGGCCTACCACACCAATAATTTCAGTCGTGCCGATCAGCAAAGTTTGGCGCAATTGGCTCGGCGTTTGTCAGTAGAAAGCCAGATCCCCGTGCTGATTTCCAATCATGACACCTTGCTGACCCGTGAGTGGTATCAGGAAGCTGTGCTTTATGTTGTTAAAGCGCGCAGAACCATTAGCCGTAATATTTTAGGGCGTAGTAAAGTAAACGAGTTATTAGCCCTATATCGGTAA includes the following:
- the aroK gene encoding shikimate kinase AroK, producing MAEKRNIFLVGPMGAGKSTIGRQLAQQLNMEFFDSDQEIERRTGADVGWVFDVEGEEGFRDREEKVINELTEKQGIVLATGGGSVKSRETRNRLSARGVVVYLETTIEKQLARTQRDKKRPLLQVETPPREVLEALAKERNPLYEEIADVTIRTDEQSAKVVANQIINMLESN
- the aroB gene encoding 3-dehydroquinate synthase, coding for MERITVTLGKRSYPITIAAGLFDDSASFMPLKAGEQVMLVTNQTLAPLYLDRVRGVLENTGVHVDQVILPDGEQYKSLAVLDQVFTALLAKPHGRDTTIVALGGGVIGDLAGFAAASYQRGVRFIQVPTTLLSQVDSSVGGKTAVNHPLGKNMIGAFYQPVSVVIDLDCLKSLPARELSSGLAEVIKYGIILDRDFFLWLEENIEAVRELRHDALAYCIRRCCEIKAAVVAADERESGMRALLNLGHTYGHAIEAEMGYGNWLHGEAVAAGMVMAAHTARRLGQFSAADVERIKSLLVRAGLPVNGPTQMTPEAYLPHMMRDKKVLAGELRLVLPTAIGQSEVRGGVAHDMVLASIADCQA
- a CDS encoding SPOR domain-containing protein; this encodes MDEFKPEDELKPDTSDRRPTRQQKSSNFAVPKIALSRQHLMIGIGIVVLVLLIVGIGSALQAPSQPQTQQTQNQAGGERNIDLSSSSSMTQSAQPASQGENPTAVPGEAGHGAQTSSQAPMSPQTLSAPPISGTPTDAQVQPPVAGQQRIELPGNITDALSQQQGRVSEFSQGASGNSTLPTAPATVAPAGKTSATSSAKNTHSNATPAHANNAKPAANSAPKTPVASKPATNANAVPATSGKNVSVQNAPASHFTLQLSSASRSDTLKAYAKQHNLAHSWVYETKRDGKSWYVLVTGVYASSAEAKQAIAALPAEIQAKKPWVKPIRQVKQDLNK
- the dam gene encoding adenine-specific DNA-methyltransferase, whose amino-acid sequence is MKKNRAFLKWAGGKYPLVEEIRRYLPAGDCLIEPFVGAGSVFLNTEYERYILADINSDLINLYNIVKSNAEEFVLDARKLFTDEVNTSEAFYLLRDEFNLCSDAYRRALLFLYLNRHCYNGLCRYNMRGEFNVPFGRYKKPYFPEEEIRWFALKSQNATFVCEHYQDTLEKAEKGSVIYCDPPYAPLSATANFTAYHTNNFSRADQQSLAQLARRLSVESQIPVLISNHDTLLTREWYQEAVLYVVKARRTISRNILGRSKVNELLALYR